Proteins from a single region of Acidovorax sp. NCPPB 3576:
- a CDS encoding winged helix-turn-helix transcriptional regulator codes for MNTEKSSESTCPIARSLDFLGDAWTMLILRDANSGSTRFDQFKKSLGIAPTMLTKRLATLTEEKLLEKRQYSERPPREEYVLTEAGRDYLPVLFMIGAWGRKHRGEGRLVRFVDAENGTDIQPVAIDAVTGAPIGTRAIKMVSPE; via the coding sequence ATGAACACCGAAAAATCTTCCGAAAGCACCTGCCCCATCGCGCGCAGCCTGGACTTCCTGGGCGATGCCTGGACGATGCTCATCCTGAGAGACGCCAATTCCGGATCGACGCGCTTCGACCAGTTCAAGAAGAGCCTGGGGATCGCGCCCACCATGCTGACCAAGCGCCTGGCGACCCTGACCGAAGAAAAGCTGCTGGAAAAGCGGCAGTACTCCGAGCGTCCGCCGCGCGAGGAATACGTCCTGACCGAAGCGGGGCGCGATTACCTGCCGGTGCTTTTCATGATTGGGGCTTGGGGTCGAAAGCACCGGGGCGAAGGCCGGCTGGTGCGCTTCGTGGACGCCGAGAACGGCACCGATATCCAGCCCGTCGCGATCGATGCGGTGACGGGCGCGCCCATCGGCACGCGTGCCATCAAAATGGTGAGCCCCGAGTAG
- a CDS encoding NUDIX hydrolase yields the protein MPNRWKPNVTVAAVIEQDGRFLLVEEDTADGLRLNNPAGHLDPGESPIDGCVREVLEETACDFTPTALVGVYLNRFTRTRTGDDITYLRFAFAGSVGPVHAWRTLDDGIVRTVWMTLDEIRCCADRHRSPLVLQCIEDYLAGKRYPLDLIHTDASVLQPPP from the coding sequence ATGCCGAACCGCTGGAAACCCAACGTCACCGTGGCCGCCGTCATCGAACAGGACGGCCGCTTCCTGCTGGTGGAAGAAGACACGGCCGACGGGCTGCGGCTGAACAACCCGGCGGGGCACCTGGATCCGGGCGAGTCGCCCATCGACGGCTGCGTGCGCGAGGTGCTGGAGGAAACCGCCTGCGACTTCACCCCCACGGCGCTGGTGGGCGTGTACCTCAACCGCTTCACGCGCACCCGCACGGGCGACGACATCACCTACCTGCGCTTTGCCTTCGCGGGCTCGGTGGGACCGGTGCATGCCTGGCGCACGCTGGACGACGGCATCGTGCGCACCGTGTGGATGACGCTCGACGAGATCCGCTGCTGCGCCGACCGACACCGCAGCCCGCTCGTGCTGCAGTGCATCGAGGACTACCTGGCCGGCAAGCGCTATCCGCTGGACTTGATCCACACCGACGCGAGCGTGCTGCAGCCCCCGCCCTGA
- a CDS encoding XdhC family protein, with translation MDNLDFRVLHTLRDWRRAGVHGWLVTVVRTWGSSPRPVGSILALSDRGAVVGSVSGGCIEDDLIARCCDPAREDALPPTPGAPMVLKYGISADEAHRFGLPCGGTLELLLECDPALDSLECLVDALAEGCLVRRSVRLSDGAVTLSEASGAQAFHADAQTVAHTFGPQFRMLLIGAGQLAEYLATMAGFNGFAVTVCDPRAEYRGAWSVPSATLAEGMPDDVVLAFRPDRRSAVIALTHDPKLDDLALLEALKTDAFYVGAIGSRRNNGARRQRLAEHFDLGAHELARLRGPIGLFIGSKTPAEIAVSVMAEVLGVRNGVAIPRQMQVAPAKEWLAG, from the coding sequence GTGGACAACCTCGATTTCCGGGTGCTGCACACCCTGCGCGACTGGCGCCGCGCGGGGGTGCACGGCTGGCTGGTCACCGTGGTGCGGACGTGGGGCTCGTCACCGCGGCCGGTGGGCTCCATCCTCGCGCTGTCGGACCGCGGCGCGGTCGTGGGCTCCGTCAGTGGCGGCTGCATCGAGGACGATCTGATCGCCCGGTGCTGCGACCCGGCCCGGGAAGACGCACTGCCCCCAACCCCCGGCGCGCCGATGGTGCTGAAGTACGGCATATCTGCCGACGAAGCGCACCGCTTCGGTCTGCCCTGCGGCGGCACGCTGGAGTTGCTGCTGGAGTGCGACCCGGCCCTCGATTCCCTGGAGTGCCTGGTCGATGCCTTGGCCGAGGGTTGCCTGGTGCGCCGCAGCGTGCGGCTCTCCGATGGGGCGGTTACCTTGTCCGAGGCCAGCGGCGCGCAGGCCTTCCATGCCGATGCGCAGACGGTGGCCCACACCTTCGGGCCGCAGTTCCGCATGCTGCTGATCGGCGCGGGGCAACTGGCCGAATACCTGGCCACCATGGCCGGTTTCAACGGCTTCGCGGTGACGGTGTGCGACCCGCGGGCGGAGTACCGCGGTGCGTGGTCGGTGCCCAGCGCCACCCTGGCCGAGGGCATGCCCGACGATGTGGTGCTGGCCTTTCGGCCCGACCGGCGCAGCGCCGTGATCGCGCTGACGCACGACCCCAAGCTGGATGACCTCGCCTTGCTGGAAGCATTGAAGACCGATGCGTTCTATGTCGGCGCCATCGGCAGCCGGCGCAACAACGGGGCCCGGCGGCAGCGGCTGGCCGAGCACTTCGATCTGGGCGCGCACGAGTTGGCGCGTCTGAGGGGGCCGATCGGCCTGTTCATCGGCAGCAAGACCCCGGCGGAGATCGCCGTCAGCGTCATGGCCGAGGTGCTGGGTGTCCGCAACGGCGTGGCGATCCCCAGGCAGATGCAGGTGGCGCCGGCGAAGGAATGGCTGGCGGGTTGA
- a CDS encoding SDR family NAD(P)-dependent oxidoreductase, with product MKKTVLITGASSGFGLLLANQLQQQGFNVIGTSREPEKHAGKVPFKMLRLDIDDDESIRHFTDQLFAHTQQLDVLVNNAGYMVTGLAEETSVAVGRDQFETNFWGTVKVTNALLPHFRKQKRGQIITVSSIVGLIGPPNLSYYSASKHAVQGFFKSLRFELDPFNIKVSMVEPVWFKTNLAHNAVAANTGRIADYDAYRKQADAATQKGIDEAEAPDAVVQTITRLIGAKEPRFSNPVGKMTAMILFLQSYLPKMFEGAILKSVKTAA from the coding sequence ATGAAAAAGACCGTCTTGATTACCGGAGCATCCTCCGGCTTCGGTTTGCTGCTCGCCAACCAGCTTCAACAGCAAGGCTTCAATGTGATCGGCACCAGCCGCGAGCCTGAAAAGCACGCGGGCAAGGTGCCTTTCAAAATGCTGCGACTGGATATCGATGATGACGAATCCATCCGGCACTTCACCGACCAGCTGTTTGCCCATACCCAGCAACTGGACGTATTGGTCAATAACGCAGGTTATATGGTCACCGGCCTGGCCGAAGAAACCTCGGTGGCCGTGGGCCGCGACCAGTTCGAAACCAACTTCTGGGGCACGGTCAAGGTCACGAACGCCTTGCTGCCCCATTTCCGCAAGCAAAAGCGGGGGCAGATCATCACGGTGAGCTCCATCGTCGGCCTGATCGGCCCACCCAACCTGTCTTATTACTCCGCATCCAAACACGCGGTGCAAGGGTTTTTCAAATCCCTGCGGTTCGAATTGGACCCGTTCAATATCAAGGTCAGCATGGTGGAGCCCGTCTGGTTCAAAACCAATCTGGCCCACAACGCCGTTGCGGCCAACACGGGTCGCATCGCTGACTACGACGCCTACCGCAAGCAGGCCGATGCAGCGACGCAAAAGGGCATCGACGAAGCCGAAGCGCCCGATGCCGTGGTGCAGACCATTACCCGGTTGATCGGGGCGAAAGAGCCCAGATTCAGCAACCCGGTGGGGAAGATGACCGCAATGATTCTGTTCCTTCAAAGCTACCTTCCGAAAATGTTCGAAGGCGCGATTTTGAAAAGCGTGAAAACCGCAGCGTGA
- a CDS encoding DUF4148 domain-containing protein → MPYSQLPAVSSMKTAPNPSGVRRGMLPAAAAVFALAMSFAMPSHAQDSASRQQELSRAEVIADLALWRRSGADRYEELSRSYGLETKAYEAAYQEYLRLRGSDAFQAEVQKAMDKK, encoded by the coding sequence ATGCCTTATTCCCAATTGCCCGCCGTGTCTTCCATGAAGACCGCCCCGAACCCGTCGGGAGTACGCCGCGGCATGCTTCCGGCAGCCGCTGCCGTGTTCGCCCTTGCCATGTCCTTCGCGATGCCATCCCACGCACAGGACAGCGCGTCCAGGCAACAAGAGTTGTCCCGTGCCGAAGTGATCGCGGACCTCGCCCTGTGGCGCCGTTCGGGAGCCGATCGGTACGAAGAGTTGTCGCGTTCGTACGGGCTGGAGACAAAGGCCTACGAGGCGGCCTACCAGGAGTACCTGCGCCTTCGCGGCAGCGACGCGTTCCAGGCGGAAGTCCAGAAGGCCATGGACAAGAAGTGA
- the mnmA gene encoding tRNA 2-thiouridine(34) synthase MnmA, giving the protein MTATPKHRIVVGLSGGVDSAVTAHLLKAMGHEVVGIFMKNWEDDDDSEYCSSNIDFVDAAAVADVIGIEIEHVNFAAEYKDRVFAEFLREYQAGRTPNPDVLCNAEIKFKAFLDHAMRLGAEKIATGHYARVRQNAASGLFELLKGLDPSKDQSYFLHRLNQAQLSKTLFPVGELHKTEVRRIAEEIGLPNAKKKDSTGICFIGERPFREFLNRYIAHAAGPIQDERGRTLGRHQGLSFYTLGQRQGLGIGGVKEKGAGTKAPSGQPARGGGDHAPWYVARKDLDKNVLRVVQGHGHPWLQSHTLQAGDASWVAGAPPAAGLLAAKTRYRQADAPCRIDPQADGGFALEFPDAQWAVTPGQSAVLYDGEVCLGGGVIASATTVA; this is encoded by the coding sequence ATGACTGCAACTCCCAAGCACCGCATCGTCGTCGGCCTGTCCGGCGGCGTGGATTCCGCGGTCACCGCCCATTTGCTGAAAGCCATGGGCCATGAGGTCGTCGGCATCTTCATGAAGAACTGGGAAGACGACGACGACAGCGAATACTGCTCCTCCAACATCGACTTCGTGGATGCGGCCGCCGTGGCCGACGTGATCGGCATCGAGATCGAGCACGTGAACTTCGCCGCCGAGTACAAGGACCGCGTGTTCGCCGAGTTCCTGCGCGAGTACCAGGCCGGCCGCACGCCCAACCCCGACGTGCTGTGCAACGCCGAGATCAAGTTCAAGGCCTTCCTGGACCACGCCATGCGCCTGGGCGCCGAGAAGATCGCGACCGGCCATTACGCGCGGGTGCGGCAGAACGCGGCGAGCGGCCTGTTTGAACTGCTCAAGGGACTGGACCCCTCCAAGGACCAGAGCTATTTTCTGCACCGCCTGAACCAGGCCCAGCTGTCGAAGACGCTGTTTCCCGTGGGCGAACTGCACAAGACCGAGGTGCGCCGCATCGCCGAAGAGATCGGCCTGCCCAACGCCAAGAAGAAGGATTCCACCGGCATCTGCTTCATCGGCGAGCGGCCGTTCCGCGAGTTCCTGAACCGCTATATCGCCCATGCGGCGGGGCCGATCCAGGACGAGCGCGGGCGCACGCTGGGCCGCCACCAGGGACTGAGCTTCTACACGCTGGGCCAGCGCCAGGGCCTGGGGATCGGCGGCGTGAAGGAAAAGGGCGCAGGCACGAAAGCGCCGTCCGGCCAGCCGGCGCGCGGCGGCGGCGACCATGCGCCCTGGTATGTGGCACGCAAGGACCTGGACAAGAACGTGCTGCGCGTGGTGCAGGGCCATGGCCACCCCTGGCTGCAGTCGCACACGCTGCAGGCAGGCGACGCGAGTTGGGTGGCCGGCGCGCCGCCCGCCGCCGGCCTGCTGGCGGCCAAGACGCGCTACCGGCAGGCCGATGCGCCCTGCCGCATCGATCCGCAGGCGGACGGCGGCTTCGCGCTGGAATTTCCCGACGCGCAGTGGGCCGTCACCCCGGGCCAGTCCGCCGTGCTGTACGACGGCGAGGTGTGCCTCGGGGGCGGCGTGATCGCGTCGGCCACCACCGTCGCCTGA
- a CDS encoding YciI family protein: MKYFLCKFIPPRADFLPTMSADEQEGMKQHGMYLDQLLAQGLIVAHGPVMDPAGGYGVSLFQIADDQEITALTCGDPLIRQGIGHYEHHPMLHLKTRD; the protein is encoded by the coding sequence ATGAAATATTTTCTCTGCAAATTCATTCCTCCCCGCGCGGATTTTCTCCCCACGATGTCTGCCGATGAGCAGGAGGGAATGAAGCAACACGGGATGTACCTGGACCAGCTGCTCGCTCAAGGGCTGATCGTCGCCCATGGTCCCGTCATGGACCCTGCGGGGGGTTATGGCGTGTCGCTCTTTCAAATCGCCGACGACCAGGAAATCACCGCACTCACCTGCGGGGACCCGCTGATCCGACAAGGAATCGGCCACTACGAGCACCACCCCATGCTCCATTTGAAAACCCGCGATTGA
- a CDS encoding FAD binding domain-containing protein: MKPFTYERAASVQAAAAAAAGNPQARFIAGGTNLLDLMKLQIEAPTHLIDINGLGLDAIEPTPEGGLRIGALVRNTDLAAHAGVRRDYGLLSRALLAGASGQLRNKATTAGNLLQRTRCPYFYDTNMPCNKRQPGAGCAAIGGVTRQHAVVGASEACIATHPSDMAVAMRALDAVVETVRADGQPRRIPIADFHRLPGNTPHIETALEAGEFITAVTLPAPAGGTHIYRKVRDRSSYAFALVSVAAVLQKDGTGRVALGGVAHKPWRMASADAALPQGAQAATAQLLGAARPTHENAFKVALVERTLAGVLAEAKGQS; the protein is encoded by the coding sequence ATGAAGCCATTCACCTACGAACGCGCGGCCTCCGTGCAGGCCGCTGCGGCGGCTGCCGCAGGCAATCCGCAGGCCCGGTTCATCGCTGGTGGCACGAACCTGCTGGACCTGATGAAGCTGCAGATCGAGGCGCCCACGCACCTCATCGACATCAACGGCCTGGGCCTGGACGCGATCGAGCCGACGCCCGAGGGCGGGCTGCGGATCGGCGCGCTGGTGCGCAACACCGACCTGGCCGCCCATGCCGGCGTGCGGCGCGACTACGGCCTGCTGTCGCGCGCCCTGCTGGCTGGTGCGTCAGGCCAGTTGCGCAACAAGGCGACCACCGCCGGCAACCTGCTGCAGCGCACGCGCTGCCCCTACTTCTACGACACCAACATGCCGTGCAACAAGCGCCAGCCGGGCGCGGGCTGCGCGGCCATCGGCGGCGTCACGCGCCAGCATGCGGTGGTAGGCGCGAGCGAGGCCTGCATCGCCACGCACCCGAGCGACATGGCCGTCGCCATGCGGGCGCTGGATGCGGTGGTCGAGACGGTGCGGGCCGATGGCCAGCCGCGCCGCATTCCCATCGCCGACTTCCACCGGCTGCCGGGAAACACCCCGCACATCGAGACCGCGCTCGAGGCCGGCGAATTCATCACCGCCGTGACGCTGCCCGCGCCGGCGGGCGGCACCCACATCTACCGCAAGGTGCGCGACCGCTCCTCGTACGCCTTCGCGCTCGTCTCGGTGGCGGCGGTGCTGCAAAAGGACGGCACGGGCCGCGTCGCGCTGGGCGGCGTGGCGCACAAGCCCTGGCGCATGGCGTCGGCGGACGCGGCCCTGCCGCAAGGCGCGCAGGCCGCCACGGCGCAACTGCTGGGCGCGGCGCGCCCCACCCACGAGAACGCATTCAAGGTGGCCCTGGTCGAGCGCACGCTTGCTGGCGTGCTGGCCGAGGCGAAAGGCCAATCATGA
- the paoA gene encoding aldehyde dehydrogenase iron-sulfur subunit PaoA has product MQNFKDPALTRRDLFVVGAASASAVAATGAGARTAATPAVSEPPTRGAAPQGEKTLPVRMTINAQQHTLSLDTRTTLLDALREHLHLTGTKKGCDHGQCGACTVIVDGRRINACLTLAVMHEGAQVTTIEGLGQPQKLHPMQAAFVKHDGYQCGYCTPGQICSAVGMLDEIKAGIPSHVSGDLTAQPLLSADEIRERMSGNLCRCGAYSNILDAITEVAATNGGAA; this is encoded by the coding sequence ATGCAAAATTTCAAAGACCCCGCGCTGACCCGGCGAGACCTGTTCGTCGTGGGGGCCGCCTCGGCTTCGGCGGTGGCCGCCACGGGCGCTGGTGCAAGAACCGCGGCCACACCCGCCGTATCCGAGCCGCCCACGCGCGGCGCGGCGCCCCAGGGCGAGAAGACCCTGCCGGTCCGAATGACCATCAATGCCCAGCAGCACACCCTGTCGCTGGACACCCGCACGACGCTGCTCGACGCCCTGCGCGAGCACCTTCACCTCACCGGCACCAAGAAGGGGTGCGACCACGGGCAGTGCGGCGCCTGCACGGTCATCGTCGATGGCCGCCGCATCAATGCCTGCCTGACCCTGGCGGTGATGCACGAGGGCGCGCAGGTCACCACCATCGAGGGCCTGGGCCAGCCGCAAAAGCTGCATCCGATGCAGGCGGCTTTCGTCAAGCACGACGGCTACCAGTGCGGCTACTGCACGCCGGGCCAGATCTGCTCGGCCGTGGGCATGCTCGACGAGATCAAGGCCGGCATTCCCAGCCACGTTAGCGGCGACCTCACGGCGCAACCCCTGCTCTCGGCCGACGAGATCCGCGAGCGCATGAGCGGCAACCTTTGCCGCTGCGGCGCCTATTCCAACATCCTGGATGCGATCACCGAAGTGGCCGCAACGAACGGGGGTGCCGCATGA
- the paoC gene encoding aldehyde oxidoreductase molybdenum-binding subunit PaoC yields MKFDTPASHNAIDQLKVVGQPLDRIDGPLKTSGQARYAYEQHDVAARQAYGYIVGSSIAKGRIASMDLSAARAAPGVLAIVNAQNAGKLGKGKMNVARLLGGSGIEHYHQAVALVVAETFEQARAAAHLLKIDYVSAPGAFDLSAARDSATVPKSSKPESAFGNFAGTYPEAPVRLDATYTTPDHTHAMMEPFASVAAWEGDHLTVWLSNQMIAWTAGDLAKTLGLAPDKVRLVSPYIGGGFGGKLFLRADTVLAALGARVAGRPVKVAMQRPLMANNGTHRPATIQRIRIGAGQDGRITAIGHESSSGNLPGGDPEDAIAQTRLLYAGAHRYTALRISQLDLPEGNAMRAPGEAPGLMALEIAMDEMAERLGIDPIEFRVLNDTQTDPEKPGRKFSQRQLVECLRLGAERFGWSQRSAAPGQRREGRWLVGMGVAAGFRNNLLMKSAARVRLDRTGRVTVESDMTDIGTGSYTIMGQTAAEVMGVALQQVDVRLGDSAFPASAGSGGQWGANNATAGVYAACMKLRETIARKLGAEPVDAVFADGAVRVAGRSVPLGEVAGEAGLVAEDAIEYGDLDKQYQQSTFAGHFVEVGVAVDTGEVRVRRMLAVCAAGRILNPKTARSQVIGAMTMGVGSALMEELAVDKRRGFFVNHDLAGYEVPVHADIPHQEVIFLPETDPISSPMKAKGVGELGLCGVGAAVANAIYNATGARVRDYPITLDKLLPHLPAYA; encoded by the coding sequence ATGAAATTCGACACCCCCGCTTCGCACAATGCCATCGACCAGCTCAAGGTGGTCGGCCAGCCGCTGGACCGCATCGACGGCCCGCTCAAGACCAGCGGACAGGCGCGCTACGCCTACGAGCAGCACGACGTCGCGGCGCGACAGGCGTACGGCTACATCGTGGGATCGTCCATCGCCAAGGGGCGGATCGCCTCGATGGACCTGTCCGCCGCGCGTGCCGCGCCGGGCGTTCTGGCCATCGTCAATGCCCAGAACGCCGGCAAGCTCGGCAAGGGCAAGATGAACGTCGCCCGCCTGCTGGGCGGCAGCGGCATCGAGCACTACCACCAGGCCGTCGCGCTGGTCGTGGCCGAGACCTTCGAGCAGGCCCGGGCCGCCGCGCACCTGCTGAAGATCGACTACGTGAGCGCGCCCGGCGCGTTCGACCTATCGGCCGCGCGGGATTCCGCCACCGTGCCGAAGTCCTCCAAGCCGGAGAGCGCGTTCGGCAATTTCGCTGGCACCTACCCCGAGGCCCCGGTGCGGCTGGATGCCACGTACACCACGCCCGACCACACCCACGCCATGATGGAGCCGTTCGCCTCGGTGGCGGCCTGGGAGGGCGACCACCTCACGGTGTGGCTGTCCAACCAGATGATCGCCTGGACCGCGGGCGACTTGGCCAAGACGCTGGGCCTGGCGCCCGACAAGGTGCGGCTGGTGTCGCCCTACATCGGCGGCGGCTTCGGCGGCAAGCTCTTCCTGCGGGCCGACACCGTGCTGGCCGCGCTGGGCGCGCGCGTCGCAGGCCGGCCGGTCAAGGTGGCCATGCAGCGCCCGCTCATGGCCAACAACGGCACGCACCGGCCCGCGACCATCCAGCGCATCCGCATCGGTGCGGGCCAGGACGGGCGCATCACCGCCATCGGGCATGAGAGCTCGTCCGGCAACCTGCCGGGCGGCGACCCCGAGGACGCCATTGCGCAGACGCGGCTGCTGTATGCCGGCGCCCACCGCTACACGGCGCTGCGCATCTCGCAACTGGACCTGCCCGAGGGCAATGCCATGCGCGCGCCCGGCGAGGCGCCCGGGCTGATGGCGCTGGAGATCGCCATGGACGAAATGGCCGAGCGGCTGGGCATCGACCCCATCGAATTCCGCGTCCTCAACGACACCCAGACCGACCCCGAGAAGCCGGGCCGCAAGTTCTCGCAGCGCCAGTTGGTCGAGTGCCTGCGCCTGGGCGCGGAGCGCTTTGGCTGGAGCCAGCGCAGCGCGGCACCGGGCCAGCGGCGCGAGGGCCGCTGGCTGGTGGGCATGGGCGTGGCCGCGGGCTTTCGCAACAACCTGCTGATGAAATCGGCCGCGCGCGTGCGCCTGGACCGCACGGGGCGCGTGACCGTGGAAAGCGACATGACCGACATCGGCACTGGCAGCTACACCATCATGGGCCAGACGGCCGCCGAGGTGATGGGCGTCGCGCTCCAGCAGGTGGACGTGCGCCTGGGCGATTCGGCCTTTCCGGCCTCGGCCGGCTCGGGCGGCCAGTGGGGTGCCAACAACGCGACGGCCGGCGTGTACGCCGCCTGCATGAAGCTGCGCGAAACCATCGCCCGCAAGCTCGGTGCGGAGCCGGTCGATGCCGTCTTCGCCGATGGCGCGGTGCGCGTGGCGGGGCGTTCGGTGCCCCTGGGCGAGGTGGCGGGCGAGGCTGGCCTGGTGGCCGAGGACGCCATCGAATACGGAGACCTCGACAAGCAGTACCAGCAGTCCACGTTCGCCGGGCATTTCGTCGAGGTGGGCGTGGCGGTGGACACGGGCGAAGTGCGGGTGCGCCGCATGCTGGCCGTGTGCGCGGCGGGCCGCATCCTCAACCCCAAGACCGCCCGCAGCCAGGTCATCGGCGCCATGACCATGGGCGTGGGCTCGGCGCTCATGGAAGAACTGGCCGTGGACAAGCGCCGGGGCTTCTTCGTCAACCACGACCTGGCCGGCTACGAGGTGCCCGTGCATGCCGACATCCCGCACCAGGAGGTCATCTTCCTGCCGGAGACCGACCCCATCTCCTCGCCGATGAAGGCCAAGGGCGTGGGCGAGCTGGGCCTGTGCGGCGTGGGCGCCGCGGTGGCCAACGCGATCTACAACGCCACGGGGGCACGGGTGCGCGACTATCCCATCACCCTGGACAAGCTGCTGCCGCATCTGCCAGCCTACGCCTGA
- a CDS encoding LysR substrate-binding domain-containing protein: protein MAPPRIPPIQGLLAFEALARLRSVTHAAEEMSVTPSAVSHRIRQMETLLAVKLFARGDFSLTPAGAAYLERVREAIAALQHVPGTLGVGQATRLRLGVTPTFARQMLLPRIAQFRHAYPDIELQLQVSLPVHHMMAEEADVEVRFGTGDFPDRESVQLFADRITPVCSPEYLAEIGPLDGLATEEAAARVRFIRCALEPWRTWFKACGISQPEPVVGSQFNDLGMAWDAAVAGFGVALLRLRAGQPWLESGQLVRLSRDSLPSPHDYFLCWKAGALERWECAAFVDWLRQALHD from the coding sequence ATGGCCCCGCCGCGCATTCCGCCGATCCAGGGCCTGCTGGCGTTCGAGGCACTGGCGCGGCTGCGCAGCGTGACGCACGCGGCCGAGGAGATGAGCGTGACGCCCAGCGCGGTGAGCCACCGCATCCGCCAGATGGAGACACTGCTGGCCGTCAAGCTCTTCGCGCGCGGCGATTTCAGCCTGACGCCCGCCGGCGCCGCCTACCTGGAGCGGGTGCGCGAGGCCATCGCTGCGCTGCAGCACGTGCCCGGCACCCTGGGCGTGGGCCAGGCCACGCGCCTGCGCCTGGGCGTGACGCCGACCTTCGCGCGCCAGATGCTGCTGCCGCGCATCGCGCAGTTTCGCCACGCCTATCCCGACATCGAGCTGCAGCTGCAAGTGTCGCTGCCGGTGCACCACATGATGGCGGAGGAGGCCGACGTGGAGGTGCGCTTTGGCACCGGCGACTTTCCCGACCGCGAATCGGTGCAGCTCTTCGCCGACCGGATCACGCCGGTGTGCAGCCCCGAATACCTGGCCGAGATCGGTCCGCTGGACGGCCTGGCGACGGAAGAGGCGGCGGCGCGCGTGCGCTTCATCCGCTGCGCGCTGGAGCCGTGGCGCACCTGGTTCAAGGCGTGCGGCATCTCCCAGCCCGAACCGGTGGTGGGCAGCCAGTTCAACGACCTGGGCATGGCCTGGGACGCGGCGGTGGCCGGCTTCGGCGTGGCGCTGCTGCGCCTGCGCGCGGGGCAGCCCTGGCTGGAGAGCGGCCAGCTCGTGCGCCTGTCGCGCGACAGCCTGCCGTCCCCGCACGACTATTTTTTGTGCTGGAAGGCCGGGGCGCTCGAGCGCTGGGAGTGCGCGGCGTTCGTCGATTGGCTGCGCCAGGCGCTGCACGACTGA